A window of Proteus columbae contains these coding sequences:
- a CDS encoding MFS transporter, with protein MAKQQKWKVFFLLFVTMFLLGGIQNTKGLILEQVQHDISLNMSQVGSLITFFQIGFLVASLLTGYFTDKKGLKVMMFIGSLMMAVGLTGTSLAFNVMLFFGFYLVIGLGIGSMLVSIVTVIPTFYKEKAGMMFNVSNAMFGVGMIVTPLILQYLFSHSISWRTFYVGVAVIVAVIILVLSTLKIESSAQVDMKFSDFLELLTQKSLLLVILFITLYVAAEAAFLNFFPIFYTSMDIGNMSNAQKAETAAYVISSFAFLFTIGRFIGGFINLALGDRKTLILFSLFSLIAIIVSRIFVQDVVYLFMVFGFALSVLFPTAAAVATKLTSKSGSVMGLIYVASGLGGALAGSLIGQVSESYNVSVGFNLIIVFVALFFIISLFIREQKQ; from the coding sequence ATGGCTAAACAACAAAAATGGAAAGTTTTTTTCCTTCTGTTTGTCACGATGTTTTTACTCGGTGGCATTCAAAATACAAAAGGGCTTATTCTCGAACAGGTTCAACATGATATTTCATTAAATATGAGCCAAGTAGGCTCATTAATTACCTTTTTCCAAATCGGCTTTTTAGTCGCCAGTTTATTAACGGGCTATTTTACCGATAAGAAAGGGTTAAAAGTCATGATGTTTATTGGCTCATTAATGATGGCTGTCGGTTTAACAGGAACCAGCCTTGCTTTCAATGTGATGCTATTTTTTGGCTTTTATCTGGTGATTGGTTTAGGGATTGGCTCGATGCTTGTCTCTATCGTGACTGTTATTCCCACTTTCTATAAAGAGAAAGCAGGGATGATGTTTAACGTCTCTAACGCCATGTTTGGTGTAGGGATGATTGTCACCCCACTTATTTTACAATATCTCTTCTCACACTCTATTTCATGGCGTACCTTTTATGTGGGTGTTGCCGTTATTGTTGCTGTGATTATTTTAGTATTAAGCACCTTAAAAATAGAAAGTAGCGCACAAGTCGATATGAAATTCAGTGACTTTTTAGAGTTACTGACACAAAAGTCACTGTTACTGGTTATTTTATTTATCACTTTATATGTTGCCGCCGAAGCCGCGTTCTTAAACTTCTTCCCTATTTTCTATACCTCTATGGATATTGGGAATATGAGCAATGCGCAAAAAGCAGAAACAGCGGCTTATGTTATTTCTAGTTTTGCTTTCTTATTTACTATCGGTCGCTTTATTGGTGGCTTTATTAACCTTGCATTAGGTGATCGCAAAACGCTTATTCTGTTCTCACTGTTCTCTCTGATAGCCATTATTGTTAGCCGTATTTTTGTGCAAGATGTTGTTTATCTATTTATGGTGTTTGGTTTTGCATTATCTGTTCTATTTCCAACAGCCGCAGCGGTTGCTACAAAATTAACCAGCAAAAGTGGCTCGGTGATGGGACTTATTTATGTTGCTTCAGGATTGGGCGGAGCCTTAGCGGGTTCATTAATTGGTCAGGTTTCAGAAAGCTATAATGTTTCTGTTGGCTTTAACCTAATTATCGTATTCGTCGCCCTCTTCTTTATTATTTCTCTGTTTATTAGAGAACAAAAACAATAA
- a CDS encoding DksA/TraR family C4-type zinc finger protein, translating into MASGWANDSAVQEQIDATIDDAIARARNQMTQGESAAFCDECGDPISVARQKAVPGVRYCLNCQEVIDKKNNTFSGYNRRGSKDSQLR; encoded by the coding sequence ATGGCAAGTGGATGGGCTAATGATAGTGCTGTTCAAGAGCAAATCGATGCCACCATTGATGATGCAATTGCAAGAGCTCGCAATCAAATGACACAAGGCGAAAGCGCTGCGTTTTGTGATGAGTGCGGTGATCCAATCTCTGTGGCTCGGCAAAAAGCCGTTCCTGGCGTACGTTATTGTTTAAATTGCCAAGAGGTAATTGATAAAAAGAATAATACCTTTAGTGGATATAATCGCCGTGGTAGTAAAGATAGCCAACTCAGATAA
- the pyk gene encoding pyruvate kinase encodes MRKTKIVATLGPASCSEQMIEKLIIAGANVFRLNFSHGTREQHQATAATIRQVAEKHRVFIGILADLQGPKIRIANFKNDSIQLKQGDSFILNADLDSTLGDEQQVGLDYPQLVQEVTPGNILLLDDGNIQLQVSAVNNNKIETVVTVGGKLSNRKGINLLGGGLSAPALTDKDKQDIHTAAAIQADYIAVSFPRNGADIEYARGLVIAAGSHAKIVAKVERAEVVSCEENMDDIIKASDVIMVARGDLAVEIGDASLPGAQKQLIARCRALGCPVITATQMMESMIESPMPTRAEVMDIANAVGDGTDAVMLSAETAAGKYPVEAVSAMARVAEGAERSFAANAENPWQSPSYYSQTGRWIALAAATTAFHDDKHLSVAALTENGKSVTLLSRFMPNNNVYALTDNPALAGQLTVLRGVTPVAYQRQNNNDCDESIMQKLQTEGLLTDMNSLLITRLSTFEKTGESDCCHLVPVKQVEAATA; translated from the coding sequence ATGCGTAAGACAAAAATTGTTGCGACTCTTGGCCCAGCTAGCTGCTCAGAACAGATGATTGAAAAGCTGATTATCGCAGGTGCTAACGTATTTCGTTTAAACTTTTCACACGGCACTCGCGAACAGCATCAGGCCACAGCCGCAACTATCCGTCAGGTCGCAGAAAAACATCGTGTATTTATCGGGATCTTAGCTGACCTGCAAGGCCCGAAAATTCGTATCGCTAACTTTAAAAATGATTCAATTCAATTAAAACAAGGTGATAGCTTTATTCTGAATGCAGATTTAGACAGCACATTAGGCGACGAGCAACAAGTTGGTTTGGACTACCCACAACTTGTTCAAGAAGTCACACCAGGGAATATTCTGCTACTTGATGATGGCAATATTCAATTACAAGTCAGCGCCGTCAATAATAATAAAATAGAGACTGTCGTTACTGTTGGAGGCAAATTATCTAACCGTAAAGGCATTAACTTACTTGGTGGTGGTTTATCTGCTCCTGCATTAACAGACAAAGATAAACAGGACATACACACAGCAGCCGCTATTCAAGCAGATTACATCGCCGTTTCATTCCCACGTAATGGTGCTGATATTGAATATGCACGAGGCTTAGTGATTGCAGCAGGAAGTCACGCCAAAATCGTTGCTAAAGTTGAACGAGCTGAAGTGGTTTCTTGTGAAGAAAACATGGATGACATCATTAAAGCATCTGATGTCATTATGGTGGCACGCGGTGATTTAGCAGTAGAAATTGGTGATGCCAGCTTACCAGGCGCACAAAAGCAACTGATTGCACGTTGTCGCGCATTAGGTTGCCCTGTTATTACCGCAACTCAAATGATGGAATCGATGATTGAAAGCCCAATGCCAACGCGTGCTGAAGTGATGGATATTGCAAATGCCGTAGGTGATGGAACGGATGCTGTGATGCTTTCAGCGGAAACGGCAGCAGGGAAATACCCTGTAGAAGCCGTTAGTGCAATGGCGCGAGTCGCTGAGGGAGCTGAGCGTTCTTTTGCAGCAAACGCAGAAAACCCATGGCAATCACCGTCTTACTATTCACAAACAGGTCGTTGGATTGCATTAGCAGCGGCAACCACAGCATTCCATGACGACAAGCATTTAAGTGTTGCGGCATTAACAGAAAATGGCAAATCAGTGACCTTATTGTCACGCTTTATGCCAAACAACAACGTATATGCATTAACCGATAATCCCGCACTTGCAGGTCAATTAACTGTATTACGTGGTGTAACACCTGTGGCTTATCAACGTCAAAATAATAATGACTGCGATGAAAGCATCATGCAAAAACTGCAAACAGAGGGATTATTAACAGACATGAATTCACTCTTGATCACCCGTTTATCAACTTTTGAGAAAACCGGTGAAAGCGATTGTTGTCATCTTGTTCCTGTAAAACAAGTTGAAGCAGCGACGGCTTGA
- a CDS encoding ATP-binding protein, whose translation MKLLVPKQFGKLGRRLYMAFIFSSLLTLLIGVVIFFMWGKLATQINASVGESLPMLTTSYTMERYSTNLQMLLKEREQTQRKSISEQQQQEIHQLLDNLRKFPIEQKPQRDFYTQLVDELSELINQQDVLLDKRRELENRLAQLLGQLAWMHDAVGEDIKPLLNEIEWHVSQMINEKNVQENSLQLLLESTLLQELFTTENELISLVEEIAHQRYSRDIDVAFHYISVKIDEIIALNQKLKSYPSTIAHRQVLQEIIAITRYDGDIYQTLIDDVENEKKLKALTPELNEKLSQFDNAVRGNVFATSEALNKLNDNTRKLMATGKIVIVVIIIASLLLSIIVMKILIDRRLIARLNKLSDDLAHVAKGNLTEPVLIEGQDEIGLLSRRLRRFWRQMKEVETSNALNLINNTDASLITCHHDGRIETVNPSAATLLGTGKEQNNKPLWLLFSGEASTMLKVQFSSSGQLYLLGQSECTIRMLKEGEPHFLQFNIREYPHKDEHKYIVTITDITRQELSRLELQRLVALKTQDLQDKNQQLNEEILRREQAQKHLIQTQEELVQAAKMAVVGQAMTSLAHELNQPLSAINTYLYSAKLTMQMEKYDQLPDSIERIEKLCARMNRIITALRNFSRKSSSEISFVSAPLKELVDSAMVLVESRSKREQCIITNNIPDELTICADPTQIEQVLVNLFVNAMDAIAGVGESQITIDLLSVDPKRKLVAIADSGKGFNSDVLPKLFTPFTTTKDVGLGLGLSICRSIMQRFGYEIYLASTLNGGAMVVLEFTDDTITHA comes from the coding sequence ATGAAATTATTAGTGCCTAAACAATTTGGTAAACTAGGTAGACGCCTGTATATGGCGTTTATCTTTAGTTCTTTACTCACCTTATTGATTGGTGTGGTTATCTTTTTTATGTGGGGAAAACTGGCGACACAAATTAACGCGTCAGTGGGAGAGTCTCTACCGATGTTAACCACCAGCTATACCATGGAGCGTTATAGCACCAATTTACAGATGCTATTAAAAGAGCGAGAACAGACTCAACGAAAATCGATTTCAGAGCAACAACAGCAGGAAATTCATCAGTTATTAGATAATTTGCGTAAGTTTCCTATTGAGCAAAAGCCACAGCGTGATTTTTATACTCAACTTGTTGATGAGTTATCGGAGCTTATTAATCAACAAGATGTATTATTGGATAAACGACGTGAATTAGAAAACCGCCTTGCACAATTATTAGGGCAATTAGCGTGGATGCATGACGCCGTTGGTGAAGACATTAAACCACTCCTTAATGAAATTGAGTGGCATGTCAGCCAAATGATCAATGAAAAAAATGTACAGGAAAACAGCCTACAACTCCTATTGGAATCAACCTTATTACAAGAGTTGTTTACGACAGAAAATGAATTAATCAGCTTGGTTGAAGAAATTGCACATCAACGTTATAGCCGTGATATTGATGTCGCTTTCCACTATATCAGCGTCAAAATTGATGAAATTATTGCTTTAAATCAGAAACTAAAAAGCTATCCATCGACTATTGCCCATCGTCAGGTATTACAAGAGATTATTGCGATCACCCGTTATGACGGTGATATCTATCAAACACTGATTGATGATGTGGAAAACGAGAAAAAGCTCAAAGCATTAACCCCTGAATTAAATGAAAAATTATCACAATTTGATAATGCCGTCAGAGGTAATGTTTTTGCTACAAGTGAGGCGCTAAATAAACTTAATGATAATACCCGCAAACTAATGGCAACAGGGAAAATCGTTATTGTTGTCATCATTATTGCATCACTATTGCTGAGTATTATTGTGATGAAAATCTTGATTGATAGAAGACTTATCGCAAGATTGAATAAACTAAGTGATGACTTAGCGCATGTAGCCAAAGGTAATTTAACGGAGCCTGTACTGATTGAAGGACAAGATGAAATTGGCCTGTTAAGTCGCCGACTTCGTCGATTTTGGCGTCAAATGAAAGAAGTTGAAACCAGCAATGCGTTAAATCTTATTAATAATACCGATGCAAGTTTAATTACCTGTCACCACGATGGCAGAATAGAAACGGTAAACCCAAGTGCAGCAACACTATTAGGCACAGGAAAAGAGCAAAACAATAAGCCACTCTGGTTACTGTTTAGTGGTGAGGCGAGCACCATGCTTAAAGTGCAATTTAGTTCAAGTGGTCAGCTTTACTTATTAGGGCAGAGTGAATGCACGATCAGAATGTTAAAAGAAGGTGAGCCTCATTTCTTACAATTTAATATTCGAGAATATCCGCATAAAGATGAACACAAATATATTGTGACTATCACGGATATTACGCGCCAAGAGCTAAGCAGATTAGAGCTTCAACGGCTGGTGGCATTAAAAACACAAGATTTGCAGGATAAAAACCAGCAATTGAATGAAGAGATATTACGGCGTGAACAGGCACAGAAACATTTAATTCAGACACAAGAAGAGTTAGTACAAGCAGCTAAAATGGCAGTTGTAGGGCAGGCGATGACAAGCCTTGCACATGAGCTTAATCAGCCACTCTCTGCAATCAACACCTATCTATACAGTGCAAAACTGACTATGCAGATGGAAAAATATGATCAATTACCTGATTCTATCGAACGCATTGAAAAGCTGTGCGCACGAATGAATCGAATAATTACTGCATTGCGTAATTTTTCACGTAAATCTTCGTCTGAAATTAGTTTTGTTTCAGCGCCATTAAAAGAGCTGGTAGACAGTGCGATGGTGCTGGTGGAGTCCCGTTCTAAACGAGAGCAGTGCATTATTACGAATAATATTCCTGATGAATTAACCATTTGCGCAGACCCGACACAAATTGAGCAAGTCTTGGTTAATTTGTTTGTTAATGCAATGGATGCCATTGCGGGTGTTGGTGAAAGCCAAATCACAATTGATCTTTTATCTGTTGATCCTAAACGAAAATTAGTGGCGATCGCGGACAGTGGAAAAGGATTCAATTCAGATGTTTTACCAAAACTATTTACCCCATTTACAACCACAAAAGATGTGGGGCTTGGGTTAGGGTTATCCATTTGCCGTTCAATTATGCAACGGTTTGGTTATGAAATTTACTTGGCCTCTACATTAAATGGTGGCGCCATGGTTGTTTTGGAGTTTACAGATGACACAATCACACATGCCTGA
- a CDS encoding ROK family transcriptional regulator, with amino-acid sequence MTPNVPNTLRQMNASLVLNVIRHQGPLSRAQIAKVSGITKATVSEIINDLLEEKIVYESGVSSPAGQGRKGILVNFDPQHSLGVSIDLGGTKIAYAVFNLDAELLYEYQEPTFDTDDRDDFITQFAQSIENVIEKSGVDRQKINVIGVATPGIIDIKNGVVLEGSPNLPQWDNLPLAQQLTEKLNVPVVLENDIRAALVGEMWKGRCRHTHSCALIGIGTGLGSALLMDGKVIRGANNAAGEIGYMMFARDHLFRNWRNKGCFESFCSGSGLSERMASLKGENLSAIEIIQASQQGDPLAQSLVEEMADYLAIGIMNLVAIANLEKVVLTGGITRSADTFLPRVQANLDRHLFANTKVNIELSELWEKGPLYGIAILALATVYPSIQFMPEIQLR; translated from the coding sequence GTGACACCGAACGTACCCAATACATTACGGCAAATGAATGCCTCGCTTGTATTAAATGTCATTCGTCATCAAGGTCCTTTGTCACGGGCTCAGATAGCCAAAGTTAGCGGGATTACAAAAGCGACGGTGTCTGAAATTATTAACGATCTCCTTGAAGAAAAAATCGTTTATGAAAGCGGAGTCAGTTCGCCAGCAGGACAAGGCAGAAAAGGTATTTTAGTTAACTTCGATCCTCAACACAGTTTAGGCGTCAGCATTGACTTAGGTGGAACCAAGATAGCTTATGCGGTTTTTAACTTAGATGCCGAATTGTTGTATGAATATCAAGAACCTACCTTTGATACTGACGACCGTGATGACTTTATTACGCAATTTGCACAAAGTATTGAAAATGTGATCGAAAAAAGCGGCGTAGACCGTCAAAAGATCAATGTTATCGGTGTCGCCACACCAGGGATCATCGATATCAAAAATGGTGTTGTGCTAGAAGGCTCCCCTAACTTACCTCAATGGGATAACTTACCTTTAGCACAACAGCTTACAGAAAAACTCAATGTACCCGTTGTACTCGAAAATGATATTCGTGCCGCACTTGTGGGTGAAATGTGGAAAGGCCGCTGCCGTCATACGCACAGTTGTGCACTGATTGGTATTGGCACAGGATTAGGCTCCGCCTTGCTGATGGATGGAAAAGTTATCCGCGGCGCAAACAATGCAGCTGGTGAAATCGGCTATATGATGTTTGCTCGTGATCATCTTTTTCGTAATTGGCGCAATAAAGGGTGCTTTGAGAGTTTCTGCTCCGGCTCAGGTTTAAGTGAGCGAATGGCGAGCTTGAAAGGGGAAAATCTTAGTGCGATTGAGATTATTCAAGCCTCACAACAAGGTGATCCGCTTGCTCAATCCTTAGTTGAGGAAATGGCAGATTATCTTGCTATCGGCATTATGAATTTAGTCGCCATTGCAAATCTGGAAAAAGTGGTATTAACAGGCGGGATCACCCGTTCTGCTGACACCTTTTTACCGCGTGTTCAGGCAAATCTAGATAGACATTTATTTGCTAACACCAAAGTGAATATCGAGCTTTCTGAATTATGGGAAAAAGGCCCGCTTTATGGCATTGCTATTCTCGCCTTAGCTACGGTTTATCCATCAATTCAATTTATGCCCGAGATCCAATTGAGATAA
- a CDS encoding Rap1a/Tai family immunity protein, translated as MKKGMLLKGVIGMLLLFPVYSQAITLSAYLQVKQLLTQDNPANKQLESVTQAYLNGIANGLNFYAVAVKIENQNNDDFRPLYCPPPKIEQNGDFMVKHIDAYLDKNPIVKQKQKNAPIELVYILALQDAYPCDK; from the coding sequence ATGAAAAAAGGAATGTTATTAAAGGGGGTAATAGGAATGTTATTGTTATTCCCTGTGTATTCACAAGCGATAACGCTGAGTGCTTATCTTCAAGTTAAACAATTGCTTACCCAAGATAATCCTGCCAATAAACAATTAGAGTCCGTGACACAAGCTTATTTAAACGGTATTGCGAATGGATTGAATTTTTATGCTGTTGCTGTGAAAATTGAGAATCAAAATAACGATGATTTTCGTCCTCTTTATTGTCCACCGCCTAAAATAGAACAAAATGGAGATTTTATGGTTAAGCATATTGATGCTTATTTAGATAAAAATCCCATTGTTAAGCAGAAACAAAAAAATGCACCCATAGAATTGGTTTATATTCTTGCATTACAAGATGCTTATCCTTGCGATAAGTAG
- a CDS encoding MFS transporter: MLSFFKTRKDLPLIEASSEKIRAIYKKHQWQVFFGLVLGYAMFYVVRMALGVVKKPMLDAGIVTTAELGLMGSAFFFTYAFGKFSNGFLSDYANIGRFMSISLIASSFVCIFMGMSTASLFFILLWGINGWFQSVGSAPSCVSIFQWFSPKQRGTVYSIWGGSRNIGEAITWILTATIVSFFGWRAGFIGAGIAGIAAGIILLMILKDRPRTYGLPDPATAYGEESEAVKSSDPKETRRAQLFVLKQPTVWIIAAACAAMYISRYAISSWAVLYLQGSKGYSLIDAGFAMSTYPIAGFFGAILAGMASDKLFNANRHIPTLIYGIANIAGFALMFWGPQSRVMDAVALSMVGFAMGGLVVFLAGLTACDLMPKNAVGAVKGFIGLFAYIAASAQELISASLIKVTQVGDITHYDFTTVQYFWIGSAIVSMILATLVWNAKKVTMD; encoded by the coding sequence ATGCTAAGTTTCTTTAAAACCAGAAAGGATCTGCCGCTAATAGAAGCGTCAAGTGAAAAGATCCGCGCAATATATAAAAAGCACCAATGGCAGGTCTTCTTTGGTCTTGTTCTTGGTTATGCCATGTTCTATGTGGTTCGTATGGCACTCGGTGTGGTGAAAAAACCTATGCTGGATGCAGGTATCGTAACCACCGCTGAACTCGGTTTAATGGGTTCTGCGTTCTTCTTTACCTATGCATTTGGTAAGTTCTCTAACGGCTTCTTGTCAGATTATGCCAATATTGGACGCTTTATGTCCATCTCGTTAATTGCCTCTTCCTTTGTTTGTATCTTCATGGGAATGTCAACGGCGAGCCTGTTCTTTATCCTTTTATGGGGTATTAACGGTTGGTTCCAGTCTGTGGGTTCAGCACCTTCTTGTGTCTCTATCTTCCAATGGTTCTCACCAAAACAGCGCGGTACAGTTTATTCCATCTGGGGTGGCTCGCGTAATATCGGTGAAGCAATTACGTGGATCTTAACGGCAACCATAGTGAGCTTCTTCGGCTGGCGTGCAGGTTTTATCGGTGCCGGTATCGCAGGTATTGCTGCGGGTATCATCTTACTGATGATTTTGAAAGACCGTCCTCGTACTTATGGCTTACCTGATCCAGCAACCGCATATGGCGAAGAGTCAGAAGCCGTTAAATCAAGTGATCCTAAAGAAACACGTCGCGCTCAGTTATTCGTATTAAAGCAACCAACAGTGTGGATCATCGCAGCAGCATGTGCGGCTATGTATATCTCTCGTTATGCAATCAGTTCATGGGCAGTTCTTTATCTACAAGGTTCAAAAGGCTACTCACTGATTGATGCGGGTTTCGCAATGTCTACTTACCCAATCGCTGGTTTCTTCGGCGCAATCTTAGCGGGTATGGCTTCAGACAAACTGTTTAACGCTAACCGTCATATTCCAACTCTAATTTATGGTATCGCCAACATCGCTGGTTTTGCACTGATGTTCTGGGGTCCACAAAGCCGTGTTATGGATGCTGTTGCATTAAGTATGGTTGGTTTTGCAATGGGTGGTCTGGTTGTGTTCTTAGCAGGTTTAACCGCTTGTGACCTGATGCCGAAAAACGCAGTAGGTGCAGTAAAAGGCTTTATCGGACTGTTCGCTTACATTGCAGCATCGGCTCAAGAACTGATTTCAGCATCACTGATTAAAGTCACACAAGTTGGTGATATCACTCACTACGACTTCACCACAGTACAGTATTTCTGGATTGGTTCTGCCATCGTTTCCATGATTTTAGCGACGCTAGTCTGGAATGCGAAAAAAGTTACCATGGATTAA
- a CDS encoding ABC transporter substrate-binding protein, whose translation MRIKITLSLVCLLFSWLFITPVRSDEQPLVILTTLSDTPMRPLTEAFSARYPDTKVQVVYRRVAIATRMMKQYPTQPVDIVMSSSANFFHHLDREGLLARLPVNYETPKWLTRHSDILNDKITTVGYSGIGIMSNTQYLQKLGIPAPKSWVDLSDPIYQGHLTMTTPANSGTMQLMVENVLQEYGWERGWQILLETSGNLSSISARSSRVSDAIARGIVGAGPIIDNYAFNHQKRFDFVEFSYFDKSIILPAYVAIVAESSKRDTAAKFIAFLLSDEGQEIIYKSDMAKIPLSKEILRNNDELANNTEFILNSNEAYRRSEVVNALFDQMITHNFPLMRQVWNDIHEAERQENKTPERISAISKARKIASSVLISEKEANSPTLQALFMKEADQREYSDQALAVLYQWRTLEAERLEQALVLLKETKSP comes from the coding sequence ATGAGAATAAAAATAACACTGAGCCTCGTCTGTTTACTGTTTAGTTGGCTGTTTATCACACCCGTGCGTAGTGATGAGCAGCCACTTGTTATACTGACGACTCTTTCAGATACACCAATGCGACCACTTACAGAGGCTTTTAGTGCACGTTATCCAGATACTAAGGTGCAAGTGGTTTATCGTCGCGTTGCGATTGCGACACGGATGATGAAACAATATCCCACACAGCCAGTTGATATTGTGATGTCGTCATCGGCTAATTTTTTCCATCATCTAGATAGAGAAGGGCTACTGGCGCGATTACCCGTCAATTACGAAACGCCAAAATGGTTAACGCGCCATAGTGATATCTTAAACGACAAGATAACCACGGTTGGCTATTCCGGTATTGGTATTATGAGCAATACGCAATACCTACAAAAATTGGGTATTCCGGCACCTAAAAGCTGGGTTGATTTAAGTGATCCGATTTACCAAGGGCACTTAACTATGACCACTCCAGCAAACTCTGGCACGATGCAATTGATGGTGGAAAATGTGCTACAAGAGTACGGCTGGGAGCGTGGATGGCAGATCTTACTTGAAACCAGTGGTAATCTTTCCTCGATTTCGGCACGTAGTTCCCGTGTCAGTGATGCTATCGCCAGAGGTATTGTAGGTGCAGGCCCAATTATCGATAACTACGCTTTTAATCATCAGAAACGCTTTGATTTTGTCGAATTTAGCTATTTTGATAAGTCGATTATTTTACCAGCTTATGTTGCTATTGTTGCCGAAAGCAGTAAAAGAGACACCGCAGCTAAATTTATTGCCTTTCTTTTATCGGATGAAGGACAAGAGATCATCTATAAAAGTGATATGGCAAAGATCCCATTAAGTAAAGAGATTTTACGTAATAACGATGAACTTGCTAATAACACGGAATTTATTTTAAACAGCAATGAGGCGTATCGCCGTAGTGAAGTCGTTAATGCGTTATTTGATCAAATGATCACCCATAATTTTCCTTTAATGCGCCAAGTTTGGAATGATATCCACGAAGCAGAAAGACAGGAAAATAAAACGCCAGAACGTATTTCTGCGATCAGTAAAGCGCGAAAAATAGCAAGTTCAGTGCTTATTAGCGAAAAAGAGGCTAATTCACCGACATTACAAGCGTTATTTATGAAAGAAGCCGATCAGCGAGAATACTCTGATCAAGCATTAGCTGTGCTGTATCAATGGCGCACATTAGAAGCTGAAAGGCTTGAACAAGCACTGGTTTTATTGAAAGAGACAAAATCACCCTAA